The genomic stretch CGTGCCGACTGCCTCCAGATTGCGCCACTCGAGGAGTATGTCCTGCAGGATCCCGATCTCACGCTCCCGCGATTCGTACTCATGCGAGAACTGCCGGATGTACTTCGGCATTCGAGGGCCCTTCCAGGGCTTGGTCCTGTCTCCCACTGGTGCCCCCCAGTCCTAGTCGCCCAAGGCCGCCGCACGCACGACTCATCGAGTCGTCACTTGGCCTGCCGAACGTGTTACGGCATGAGCCGCGCCCTACGACTGCCATGGTAGCCGATGGTGCGCGAAGACGGCTCGATGCCGGGGTTAGTCACTCGTCATCGCTTGGGACGGAACTCCACGCTCTCGAAGCCGTTGAAGTGCGAGTCCTGCGTCCAGAGCACGGCATCCTCCGCGCGAGCGGTCGCAAGGATCATCGAATCAGCCATCGCAAGACCGGTCTCGAGGGAGGTTCGAGCTGCGTCCAAGGCCAGCGAGGGCGTCAGGTCGACGACTCTGCCCTGCATCATGACAGCGACTGCATCAAGCGCCGTGGTCTCGTCCGCGATCTGATGAGTTCGCTTGAACACCTCGAAGAGTGTGAGCGCGGGGACGACCAGGTCGTCCGGCTCCTCGATCGCTTTCGCGAATTCCGAGGCGTTGGGACCGTCGCCGAAGTACTCCAGCCATGCCGAAGAGTCGACAACGTTCACACGCGGTCCTCGCGATCACGCTCGAAGCTCGTGTCGCGGCCGCGAAGCATCCCGCGTAGCGCGCGAGCCGGCCTTACTGGGATGAACTCGATCCGTTCGCCGTAGGCGATGGCCTGCACCTTCTGGCCTGGCACCAGATTGAGCTGCTCGCGGATCGCTTTCGGGATCACGACCTGGAACTTGGGAGAAATGGTGACTG from Actinomycetota bacterium encodes the following:
- a CDS encoding type II toxin-antitoxin system VapC family toxin — translated: MNVVDSSAWLEYFGDGPNASEFAKAIEEPDDLVVPALTLFEVFKRTHQIADETTALDAVAVMMQGRVVDLTPSLALDAARTSLETGLAMADSMILATARAEDAVLWTQDSHFNGFESVEFRPKR
- a CDS encoding AbrB/MazE/SpoVT family DNA-binding domain-containing protein — protein: MDAVTISPKFQVVIPKAIREQLNLVPGQKVQAIAYGERIEFIPVRPARALRGMLRGRDTSFERDREDRV